The following proteins are co-located in the Polystyrenella longa genome:
- a CDS encoding outer membrane protein assembly factor BamB family protein — MIKFNLTLRLALFSLIALSSFCISSSLVQAEDWPMWRYDAGRTGVSPHALPDKLYPGWSVNFGKRKPVWDDPLNHDLMKYDSQFEPVVVNGLMLLSFNDTDKVLALDVKTSEERWRFYADGPIRYPAACADGKAYVVSDDGYLYCLDVNTGNEIWKFRGGPSDRKILGNERLISTWPARGAAVVDDGTVYFAASIWPFMGTFIYALDAETGDTVWVNDNTSALYIDQPHHYPAFAGIAPQGHLAVNDKQLFIPGGRSIPASLERDTGKLQFFHLADYGKSGGSYVFANNSALWAHERDDEYSWFILGSGRRRDELRGHQPVLSDKAFIYSGDSLECHNYDDPKETVWKVEADATKDMIQAGSRLYAAGEKEITVWQLSEDEATAPEKIQTLSLDGTIARLVAADDRLIVTTDEGQVFVFTGNESETATEIATKQEQLPLTEEAKAEAQEIVRQLTPEAAYGYFVGIGDGELLKAVVAESKLKWIVLDSDTEKVTEWRKKFDIVDPSAVPGSHPVAFLDGELNQDYTLPVYLSSMTIINDPAAIGYEATIPGETELAENLFEGLRPYGGKLWFINPDNSSKLLSSLKGQQLQGSLAKGEFTSVGSSLTVTRAGQLPGAGNWTHQYGDIENTVKSDDSRVKLPMGLLWFGGSSNMDVLPRHGHGPPEQIIGGRLYIQGMDVLNARDVYTGQVLWQTKLVDTGAEGLFFDQTYKDTPLSTEYNQVHIPGANARGTNYIATEDLVYILQKDKCRVLDAVTGKDVAMFDLPELKFDEKSEPVQSWGYIGIAGNNLLGGLGFAEYSQRKNLPIDTADQRRSKFRFVDYDQSASRGLTVMDRHSGQVKWQVPAKHSLIHNAICVGRNVVYVLDKLPPNIEQQLARRGEVNPDTYSLTAYDIETGDVVWKTSENIFGTWLGYSDEYRILIQSTRPSNDTVRDENGRQIIAYDADTGDVLWNESISYSTPPILHGDKLITGGRFYSLITGKPLMRTDPLTGKEDVWSYSATKGCNYPIACETMLTFRSSSAAFYDMTNDGGTGHFGGFKSGCTSNLIAADGLLNAPDYTRTCSCSFQNQTSLAMVHMPDLEIWTHNDMAYDGDLVRAVGINFGAPGDRRDEEGTLWLDYPEIGGPSPSLTVSVKGDAEYFLDHSSRYQGEELKWVASSGVKGASQIDLLVKPTAIDQLEFGFPANSSVDDAAELPNGDMIVSNTTFYPASKQDHTAGIRFNSLPLPKGAKIKSAYIQFTATKAIDTETKVTVWSEAVDDVKSFSTKRESITKRPKTEASVKWEIEPWEAARHGEAERTPDLKTLIEEIVNRDGWEPGNAIGFIIKGSGDRAAVAADGDKKGDKSGIPRLFIELEEDSLEQVAEVSHVPSRPYTVRLFFAEPEQDVKVGDRRFNVNLQGEPLLRDFDILAETGGARDVLVKEFNGIPISSRLKVELEETGARKPVLSGIEIKLETE, encoded by the coding sequence ATGATAAAATTCAACCTGACCCTTCGTCTGGCTCTGTTCAGTCTGATTGCTCTTTCCTCCTTCTGCATCTCGTCCAGCTTGGTCCAAGCTGAGGACTGGCCTATGTGGCGATACGATGCAGGCCGCACAGGAGTCTCGCCGCATGCTTTGCCCGACAAACTGTACCCCGGCTGGTCAGTCAACTTCGGCAAACGGAAACCTGTCTGGGATGATCCTCTCAACCATGACTTAATGAAATACGACAGTCAGTTTGAACCAGTCGTGGTCAACGGCTTGATGCTGCTGTCATTTAATGACACCGACAAAGTTCTCGCCCTTGATGTCAAAACGAGCGAAGAACGCTGGCGATTTTATGCCGACGGCCCGATTCGCTATCCAGCTGCCTGTGCCGATGGCAAAGCGTATGTCGTCAGCGACGACGGATACCTGTACTGCCTGGATGTAAACACCGGAAACGAAATCTGGAAGTTCCGGGGCGGACCGTCGGATCGGAAAATTCTGGGGAACGAACGCCTCATTTCAACTTGGCCTGCACGTGGAGCGGCAGTGGTTGATGACGGTACGGTCTATTTCGCCGCCAGTATCTGGCCTTTTATGGGGACGTTCATTTACGCGCTCGATGCCGAAACGGGAGATACCGTTTGGGTCAACGACAACACAAGCGCCCTCTACATCGATCAACCGCACCACTACCCCGCCTTTGCCGGTATCGCACCGCAGGGACATCTTGCTGTAAATGATAAACAACTCTTTATTCCCGGAGGCCGGTCAATTCCTGCGAGCCTCGAACGGGATACTGGGAAGTTGCAGTTCTTTCATCTGGCCGACTACGGTAAGTCCGGCGGTTCGTACGTCTTCGCAAACAACTCTGCCCTCTGGGCTCACGAGAGAGACGACGAATATAGCTGGTTTATCCTGGGGTCAGGCCGTCGTCGTGACGAGTTACGCGGTCATCAACCTGTTTTGAGTGACAAAGCCTTCATCTATTCCGGGGATTCGCTGGAATGTCATAACTATGACGATCCGAAAGAAACGGTCTGGAAGGTCGAAGCCGATGCTACTAAAGATATGATCCAGGCTGGCTCACGACTTTACGCCGCGGGTGAAAAAGAAATCACTGTTTGGCAACTCTCTGAGGACGAAGCAACCGCACCGGAAAAAATTCAGACATTATCATTAGACGGAACCATCGCTCGCCTCGTCGCCGCTGATGATCGATTGATTGTGACGACCGATGAAGGTCAGGTTTTCGTTTTCACCGGGAATGAATCTGAGACGGCAACCGAAATTGCTACTAAACAGGAACAACTCCCACTCACCGAGGAAGCGAAAGCGGAAGCTCAAGAAATTGTACGCCAACTCACTCCTGAGGCAGCTTATGGATACTTCGTCGGGATTGGTGATGGTGAATTACTAAAAGCGGTCGTTGCTGAATCAAAATTGAAATGGATCGTCCTCGATTCGGACACCGAAAAAGTAACCGAGTGGCGGAAGAAATTCGATATCGTTGATCCCTCCGCAGTGCCAGGTTCTCATCCCGTTGCGTTTCTGGATGGAGAGTTAAATCAGGATTATACCCTGCCCGTCTACCTCTCCAGTATGACGATCATTAACGACCCTGCCGCAATTGGATATGAAGCTACGATTCCGGGAGAAACGGAACTGGCGGAAAACCTCTTCGAAGGCCTTCGTCCTTATGGGGGCAAACTCTGGTTTATTAATCCCGACAATTCATCGAAGCTGCTCAGCAGTCTTAAAGGCCAGCAACTGCAAGGCTCTCTGGCGAAGGGTGAATTTACTTCCGTCGGTTCATCACTCACCGTCACCCGTGCAGGGCAGCTTCCTGGTGCTGGAAACTGGACTCATCAATACGGCGACATCGAAAACACCGTCAAGTCAGACGATTCTCGTGTTAAATTGCCCATGGGCCTCCTGTGGTTCGGTGGCAGTTCCAATATGGACGTCCTTCCTCGACATGGTCACGGTCCGCCGGAGCAGATCATTGGGGGGAGACTCTATATTCAGGGAATGGATGTTCTTAATGCACGCGATGTTTATACTGGCCAAGTCCTGTGGCAAACCAAGTTGGTCGACACGGGGGCCGAAGGACTCTTCTTCGATCAGACTTACAAAGACACCCCGCTGAGTACTGAATACAACCAGGTACATATTCCCGGAGCTAATGCCCGCGGAACGAACTATATCGCTACAGAAGATCTGGTCTACATCCTCCAGAAGGACAAGTGTCGTGTTCTCGACGCGGTCACAGGAAAGGATGTCGCCATGTTCGATCTTCCTGAACTGAAATTCGACGAAAAGTCCGAGCCAGTACAGTCTTGGGGTTACATCGGTATCGCTGGGAACAACCTGCTGGGTGGACTCGGTTTTGCTGAGTACAGTCAACGTAAAAACCTGCCGATTGATACTGCCGATCAGCGCCGCAGTAAATTCCGGTTTGTCGATTATGACCAATCGGCCAGTCGCGGACTGACAGTGATGGATCGCCATTCCGGCCAGGTTAAATGGCAAGTACCTGCTAAACATAGCTTGATTCACAACGCCATTTGCGTTGGTCGCAACGTCGTTTATGTACTCGATAAATTACCTCCTAACATTGAACAACAACTGGCCCGCCGGGGCGAAGTGAATCCGGATACGTATTCGCTGACGGCTTATGACATTGAAACTGGCGATGTCGTCTGGAAAACGTCCGAGAACATTTTCGGCACCTGGCTCGGTTATTCGGATGAATATCGTATTCTGATTCAATCGACTCGTCCTTCCAATGACACTGTCCGGGATGAAAATGGTCGACAGATCATCGCATACGATGCCGATACGGGAGACGTTCTCTGGAATGAGTCGATTTCGTACAGCACGCCTCCGATTCTACATGGCGACAAACTGATTACAGGAGGTCGTTTTTATTCACTGATCACCGGAAAGCCGCTCATGCGAACGGACCCGCTGACTGGCAAAGAAGATGTCTGGAGCTACAGCGCAACCAAGGGGTGTAACTATCCGATTGCCTGTGAGACGATGCTGACTTTCCGCTCTTCCTCAGCCGCCTTTTATGACATGACCAACGATGGCGGGACAGGCCATTTCGGTGGTTTCAAATCAGGTTGCACAAGTAACCTCATCGCCGCAGATGGGCTGTTGAATGCCCCCGATTATACGCGAACTTGTAGTTGCTCATTCCAGAACCAGACCTCTCTGGCGATGGTTCATATGCCCGACCTTGAAATCTGGACCCACAACGACATGGCCTACGATGGTGATCTTGTGCGGGCGGTGGGAATCAACTTTGGTGCCCCCGGCGATCGTCGTGACGAAGAAGGCACCTTGTGGCTCGACTATCCCGAAATCGGAGGACCCTCTCCGTCGCTGACCGTATCCGTTAAAGGAGATGCCGAATACTTCCTCGATCACTCTTCCCGCTATCAGGGAGAGGAATTGAAATGGGTTGCCTCATCGGGTGTCAAAGGGGCCAGTCAGATTGATCTGCTCGTGAAACCAACCGCGATTGATCAATTGGAGTTCGGTTTCCCCGCTAACAGTTCGGTGGACGACGCCGCTGAATTACCCAACGGCGATATGATTGTTTCCAATACGACTTTTTACCCAGCTTCCAAGCAGGATCATACTGCCGGAATTCGATTCAATTCCCTGCCCCTTCCCAAGGGAGCAAAGATTAAGTCAGCCTATATTCAGTTCACCGCGACCAAGGCCATCGACACGGAAACCAAAGTCACTGTCTGGAGCGAAGCGGTTGATGATGTTAAAAGTTTCAGCACGAAACGGGAAAGCATCACAAAACGACCCAAAACCGAAGCGTCCGTGAAGTGGGAGATTGAACCTTGGGAAGCGGCTCGCCACGGCGAGGCTGAACGGACTCCTGATTTGAAAACATTGATCGAAGAAATCGTCAATCGCGATGGATGGGAACCGGGCAATGCGATCGGTTTCATTATCAAGGGATCGGGCGATCGTGCGGCTGTGGCAGCCGATGGCGACAAGAAGGGTGACAAATCTGGAATTCCACGCCTGTTTATCGAACTGGAAGAAGATTCCCTCGAACAGGTTGCCGAAGTCAGTCACGTTCCCAGCCGTCCATACACTGTTCGTCTCTTCTTCGCCGAACCGGAGCAAGATGTGAAGGTAGGCGACCGTCGATTCAATGTGAATCTTCAAGGCGAACCCCTGCTACGTGATTTCGATATCCTGGCCGAAACGGGTGGGGCTCGCGATGTGCTGGTGAAGGAATTCAACGGCATCCCCATTTCTTCCCGATTGAAAGTTGAACTGGAAGAGACCGGTGCCCGAAAACCCGTTCTGAGCGGGATCGAAATTAAACTCGAAACAGAATAA
- a CDS encoding sugar phosphate isomerase/epimerase family protein has product MSKWPVGVFTSIDAGLGVRLDVAQDLDIPTVQIHAPHAGNRTESAANEFLEKCKSAGIKVTAVFGGFEGESYADIPTTIRTVGLVPEETQAARVQEMKEISDFAKLLGCDTVALHIGFVPEDHDSPAYKRLLDCTRDLLDHVKANGQQLNLETGQESAEHLLAFIDDVGRDNLFINFDPANMILYGTGDPIDALIKVQKFVRSVHCKDATWANDGKRGEEWGCEVPFGTGDVNAELYLQTLKEIGYDGPLTIEREIPEEPTQQKKDIGQAVATINDLKAKIG; this is encoded by the coding sequence ATGAGTAAGTGGCCAGTTGGGGTGTTCACCTCAATAGATGCCGGGTTAGGAGTCCGGTTGGATGTTGCCCAGGATCTGGATATTCCGACCGTCCAAATACACGCCCCTCACGCAGGGAATCGTACCGAATCCGCCGCCAATGAATTCCTCGAGAAATGCAAATCGGCCGGTATCAAAGTTACAGCTGTCTTTGGTGGATTTGAAGGCGAAAGCTACGCTGACATCCCGACCACGATCCGCACCGTCGGCCTTGTTCCCGAAGAGACGCAAGCGGCTCGCGTTCAGGAAATGAAAGAGATCTCTGACTTCGCAAAGCTGCTGGGCTGCGACACCGTCGCCCTGCATATCGGCTTTGTCCCCGAAGACCACGATTCTCCAGCTTATAAACGATTGCTCGACTGCACCCGCGATCTCCTGGATCACGTCAAAGCGAACGGCCAGCAATTGAACCTGGAAACAGGTCAGGAATCGGCCGAACACCTGCTCGCCTTCATCGACGATGTTGGACGGGACAACCTGTTCATCAACTTCGACCCGGCTAACATGATTCTGTACGGTACGGGTGACCCGATTGACGCCCTGATAAAAGTGCAGAAATTCGTCCGCAGTGTCCACTGCAAAGACGCCACTTGGGCAAACGATGGCAAACGAGGCGAGGAATGGGGCTGTGAAGTTCCCTTCGGTACAGGAGATGTGAATGCAGAGCTGTACCTGCAGACCCTGAAAGAAATCGGCTACGATGGCCCGCTGACGATCGAACGGGAAATCCCTGAAGAACCGACTCAGCAGAAAAAAGACATCGGCCAGGCGGTCGCGACGATCAATGATCTGAAAGCAAAAATCGGCTAA
- a CDS encoding TatD family hydrolase codes for MHLIDTHCHLDEESFTTDMQEVIERAVAEEVGTMFTIGITAPSCQRAVEIAAKYEAVKAIVGVQPNYVSQLLDGDWEKIVELMSHPEVIGIGETGLDKYWDHSPLDLQQDFFDRHLKLSKELDLPFVVHCREAESEIVEQLQAFTGSEKLRGIMHSFCGNEETLTACLDMGMHMSFSGMLTYKKNDDLRFVAKQVPLDRLLVETDAPYLAPVPKRGKRNEPSFVKHTCTVLAEIHNKTTEEMAEITTQNARDLFRLKAG; via the coding sequence ATGCACCTGATAGACACCCATTGCCATCTTGATGAAGAAAGTTTCACCACTGATATGCAGGAGGTGATTGAGAGGGCCGTTGCGGAAGAAGTGGGAACGATGTTCACGATTGGGATTACCGCCCCCAGTTGTCAGCGAGCCGTAGAGATTGCCGCGAAGTATGAGGCAGTCAAAGCGATAGTGGGTGTGCAACCGAATTATGTCTCCCAACTATTAGATGGAGACTGGGAGAAAATTGTGGAGCTGATGAGTCACCCGGAGGTGATTGGTATTGGTGAAACGGGGCTCGACAAATACTGGGACCACTCACCACTCGACCTGCAACAGGATTTTTTTGATCGCCATCTGAAACTCTCTAAGGAACTCGATCTTCCTTTCGTCGTCCATTGCCGGGAAGCGGAGTCCGAAATTGTAGAGCAGCTACAAGCTTTCACCGGTTCCGAAAAGCTGCGAGGCATCATGCATTCGTTCTGCGGTAACGAAGAGACGCTGACAGCTTGTCTCGATATGGGCATGCATATGTCGTTTTCGGGAATGCTCACTTACAAGAAAAACGACGACCTGCGATTCGTGGCGAAGCAAGTCCCGCTGGATCGGTTGCTGGTGGAAACAGACGCCCCCTATCTCGCTCCTGTACCTAAACGGGGAAAACGGAACGAGCCTTCATTCGTGAAACATACTTGTACCGTACTCGCCGAGATTCATAACAAGACGACCGAAGAGATGGCCGAGATCACGACACAGAATGCGCGGGACCTATTTCGATTGAAGGCCGGATGA